A genome region from Clostridium sp. JN-9 includes the following:
- the rny gene encoding ribonuclease Y has product MNNAYLIYFIIIGVIIVAIGIVIDIYLKKKVSLTKIANAEEESKKLLEDASREAEAKKKEAILEAKEEIHKQRTDFEKESRDRRNEIQRLERRLIQREESLDKKSDMLEKREENINKKQQEIEEVEANVQKLYASQREELEKLSGLSTEEAKDLLLSKVEKEIKHESAVMIKDIETKAKEEADKKAREIITCAIQRCAADHVAETTVYVVALPNDEMKGRIIGREGRNIRTLETLTGVDLIIDDTPEAVILSGFDPIRREVARIALEKLIVDGRIHPARIEEMVEKAKKEVENNIREEGEQATFETGVHGLHIELIKLLGRLKYRTSYGQNVLKHSIEVSSLAGLMASELGMDPTMAKRAGLLHDIGKAVDHEVEGPHALIGAEAAKKYHESSIIVNAIGAHHGDVEYQSLEAVLVQAADAISAARPGARRETLEAYIKRLEKLEEIANTCEGVEKSYAIQAGREIRIMVKPEEIDDAGSIELARSIVKKIESELEYPGQIKVNVIRETRAIEYAK; this is encoded by the coding sequence ATGAATAACGCATACTTAATTTATTTTATAATCATTGGTGTTATTATAGTAGCTATTGGTATAGTTATTGATATATATTTAAAGAAAAAAGTATCATTGACAAAGATAGCTAATGCTGAAGAGGAGTCTAAAAAGCTGCTTGAAGATGCTTCTAGAGAGGCTGAGGCAAAAAAGAAAGAAGCCATTTTAGAGGCTAAAGAAGAAATTCATAAACAAAGAACTGATTTTGAGAAAGAATCCAGGGATAGAAGAAATGAAATTCAAAGACTGGAAAGAAGACTCATACAAAGAGAAGAATCATTAGATAAAAAAAGCGATATGCTTGAAAAAAGGGAAGAAAATATTAATAAAAAACAGCAGGAAATTGAAGAAGTAGAAGCAAATGTCCAAAAGTTATATGCATCTCAAAGAGAAGAACTTGAAAAATTATCAGGTTTAAGTACTGAGGAAGCAAAGGACTTGCTATTAAGTAAAGTTGAAAAGGAAATTAAACATGAATCTGCTGTAATGATTAAGGATATTGAAACTAAAGCTAAAGAAGAAGCCGATAAGAAAGCGAGAGAAATAATAACTTGCGCAATACAACGTTGTGCTGCAGATCACGTTGCGGAAACTACAGTTTATGTTGTTGCTCTGCCAAATGATGAAATGAAGGGCAGAATAATTGGCAGGGAAGGAAGAAATATTAGGACTCTGGAAACCTTAACAGGTGTTGACTTGATTATTGATGACACACCAGAAGCTGTAATTCTTTCGGGATTTGATCCTATAAGGAGAGAAGTAGCTAGAATAGCACTTGAAAAATTAATAGTTGATGGTAGAATTCATCCGGCAAGAATTGAAGAAATGGTGGAGAAGGCTAAAAAAGAAGTTGAAAATAACATTCGTGAAGAAGGAGAACAGGCTACTTTTGAAACAGGGGTACATGGTCTGCATATAGAGCTTATAAAATTACTAGGCAGATTAAAGTATAGAACTAGTTACGGTCAAAACGTACTAAAACATTCTATAGAAGTATCTTCCCTGGCTGGACTTATGGCTTCAGAGCTTGGTATGGATCCAACCATGGCTAAAAGAGCTGGACTGCTTCATGACATAGGCAAAGCAGTTGATCACGAAGTTGAAGGACCTCATGCTTTAATTGGTGCGGAAGCAGCAAAAAAATATCACGAATCTTCAATTATTGTAAACGCAATAGGTGCTCATCATGGAGATGTTGAATATCAATCATTGGAGGCTGTTCTTGTGCAGGCTGCAGATGCTATATCAGCTGCAAGACCGGGGGCTAGAAGAGAAACTTTAGAAGCCTATATTAAAAGATTAGAAAAACTTGAAGAAATAGCAAATACTTGCGAAGGTGTAGAAAAGTCATATGCCATTCAAGCTGGAAGAGAAATCAGAATTATGGTTAAACCAGAAGAAATTGATGATGCTGGGTCTATAGAATTGGCAAGGAGTATTGTTAAGAAAATTGAAAGTGAATTAGAATACCCTGGTCAGATTAAAGTTAATGTAATAAGAGAAACCCGTGCCATTGAATATGCTAAATAA
- the spoVS gene encoding stage V sporulation protein SpoVS, giving the protein MEVLKVSAKSSPNSVAGALAGVLRERGAAEIQAIGAGALNQAIKAVAIARGFVAPSGMDLICIPAFTDIEIDGEERTAIKLIVQPR; this is encoded by the coding sequence ATGGAAGTATTAAAAGTTTCAGCAAAATCAAGTCCAAATTCTGTGGCAGGCGCATTAGCAGGTGTTTTAAGAGAAAGAGGAGCAGCCGAAATTCAGGCGATTGGTGCAGGTGCATTGAATCAGGCCATTAAAGCTGTGGCAATTGCAAGGGGCTTTGTAGCGCCAAGTGGAATGGATTTAATATGTATACCTGCATTTACAGATATAGAAATAGATGGAGAGGAAAGAACTGCTATAAAATTAATAGTTCAACCTAGATAA
- a CDS encoding decaprenyl-phosphate phosphoribosyltransferase: MNIKGLIQLIRPKQWIKNCFVFAAIIFSGNFLNITMLYSNIVTFLLFCLTSSSVYILNDIVDIDKDRCHPQKKYRPLPSGKVSIKSAVILDILIVISVALLSFLYLDIRILFIFAVYFVINILYSFKLKNVVIIDVMIITFGFVLRVESGSIATGVQVSPWLFLCTILLSLFLALNKRKSEIITLKDKSANHRKILEEYSVAMIDNMLTIVTPSILMAYSLYTFSTVQSKTMMYTIPFVLYGIFRYEYLMDKKNIGGKPEDVFGSDLPFLVNIILWVISSLIIIYFKL, translated from the coding sequence ATGAATATAAAGGGACTTATACAACTAATTAGACCTAAACAATGGATTAAAAATTGTTTTGTATTTGCTGCAATAATTTTTTCAGGTAATTTTCTAAATATAACAATGTTATATTCTAATATAGTAACATTTTTATTATTTTGCCTGACTTCTTCTTCCGTATACATTTTGAATGATATTGTTGATATAGATAAGGACAGATGTCATCCACAAAAGAAATATAGACCGCTTCCAAGCGGGAAGGTATCTATAAAGTCTGCTGTTATACTGGATATATTAATAGTTATATCTGTTGCGCTTCTATCATTTTTGTATTTGGATATAAGAATATTATTTATTTTTGCAGTATATTTTGTAATTAATATACTGTACTCATTTAAATTAAAGAATGTAGTAATAATTGATGTAATGATAATAACCTTTGGTTTTGTGTTAAGAGTTGAAAGTGGAAGTATAGCAACCGGGGTACAGGTTTCACCATGGCTTTTCCTATGCACTATCCTTTTATCATTATTCTTAGCATTAAATAAAAGGAAAAGTGAGATTATTACTTTGAAGGATAAAAGCGCTAATCACAGAAAAATATTAGAAGAATACAGTGTTGCAATGATAGATAATATGTTAACAATAGTAACACCCTCAATATTAATGGCATACAGCTTATATACATTCAGTACAGTACAAAGTAAAACTATGATGTATACTATTCCATTTGTTTTATACGGGATATTCAGATATGAATATCTCATGGACAAGAAAAATATTGGAGGAAAACCAGAAGATGTTTTTGGCAGTGATCTTCCATTCCTAGTTAATATAATATTATGGGTAATTTCATCACTTATTATTATATACTTTAAATTATAA
- a CDS encoding glycosyltransferase family 39 protein, which produces MYFEKITTREHNRYYFYMCILSLLLSILWVLFINSVPFSDFDYYYNLAKHIANGGKWGDTYTSVGYAIVLGGVFKIFGASVMVGKIFNIVLTLINNILFYNILNCVNLNKRDKKIIFTLFVLFPNNIFYNSILCTEILFTCILLLTTLVYFKDIKYKYIIMGILTGINSLVKPFFIVIFFGVFIVEILKDKKFTKAFTKSMTVLIVSLITISPWIYRNTKYIGEFTSISNNGGIVLYINNNSTNNMGRWMPSDNVENSITVTDKYRSSNRTQQNKMLSQAAKKWIVNNPKRFMELGFKRLYNTYFLGDDIGYSIYGSSLSSAASHKLFIITNIIRNLIFIPGTIGILAYSIYIIVMIFKNKTQNLNKCSLFFLILYYMFSCVYFITEGQSRYSFPIIFVMIYFFYFTFKNVFSYFTNKENLL; this is translated from the coding sequence ATGTATTTTGAAAAAATAACAACTAGAGAACATAATAGATATTATTTCTATATGTGTATTTTAAGCTTATTATTAAGCATACTATGGGTTTTATTTATTAACTCAGTTCCATTTTCCGATTTTGACTACTACTACAATTTAGCTAAACATATAGCTAATGGGGGTAAGTGGGGAGATACATATACATCTGTCGGCTATGCCATAGTGCTTGGCGGTGTTTTTAAAATATTTGGGGCAAGCGTTATGGTAGGAAAGATATTTAATATTGTTCTTACATTAATAAATAATATACTATTTTATAATATCTTAAATTGTGTTAATTTAAATAAAAGAGATAAAAAGATAATTTTTACATTGTTTGTATTGTTTCCAAATAATATTTTTTATAATAGTATTTTATGCACTGAAATACTATTTACATGTATACTGCTGTTAACAACTTTGGTTTATTTTAAGGATATAAAATACAAATATATAATTATGGGTATTTTAACTGGTATAAACAGCCTGGTAAAGCCTTTCTTCATAGTTATTTTCTTCGGTGTATTTATAGTAGAAATTTTAAAAGATAAAAAGTTTACTAAGGCCTTTACAAAAAGTATGACTGTACTTATTGTTTCTTTGATAACAATTTCTCCCTGGATTTACAGAAATACAAAATATATTGGTGAATTTACATCTATTTCAAATAATGGGGGTATTGTATTATATATAAACAATAATTCCACAAATAATATGGGAAGATGGATGCCCTCAGATAATGTTGAAAACTCAATTACAGTTACAGATAAATATAGATCTTCTAACAGAACACAGCAAAATAAAATGCTGTCACAGGCTGCAAAAAAGTGGATAGTTAATAATCCTAAAAGATTCATGGAGCTTGGCTTTAAAAGATTATATAATACATACTTTTTAGGGGATGACATTGGATACAGTATCTATGGATCAAGTCTTAGCAGTGCAGCAAGCCATAAATTATTTATCATTACAAATATTATAAGGAATTTAATATTTATTCCGGGAACTATAGGAATCTTAGCATATTCGATTTATATAATTGTAATGATATTTAAAAATAAAACTCAGAATTTAAATAAATGCAGTTTATTTTTCTTAATTTTATATTACATGTTTTCTTGTGTTTATTTTATCACTGAGGGACAGTCCAGGTACTCATTTCCTATTATTTTTGTAATGATATATTTCTTTTATTTTACATTTAAAAATGTCTTTAGTTATTTTACAAATAAGGAGAATCTGCTATGA
- a CDS encoding SMR family transporter yields the protein MLGLILTSVFLGAMGQVLVKLGATNLTLDFSSKYILSSILSILKNVPVMCGIISYGISFLLWIKVLSKVELSYAYPMVSLGYVIVMIFSYFLFKENISLLRVIGVIFIIIGVVLISRS from the coding sequence ATGCTAGGTTTAATATTAACATCTGTTTTTTTAGGAGCTATGGGCCAGGTACTGGTAAAACTTGGTGCCACAAATTTAACTTTGGATTTTTCATCTAAATATATACTTTCAAGCATTTTGTCCATACTGAAAAATGTACCTGTTATGTGCGGCATAATATCTTATGGAATAAGCTTTTTACTTTGGATAAAAGTTTTAAGTAAGGTTGAGCTTAGTTATGCATATCCTATGGTAAGCTTAGGATATGTAATTGTTATGATATTTTCGTATTTCTTATTTAAAGAAAATATTTCACTTTTAAGGGTCATAGGGGTTATATTTATTATTATTGGTGTTGTACTCATATCAAGAAGCTAA
- a CDS encoding pyridoxal phosphate-dependent aminotransferase: protein MILSKKALQIEPSLTLSITAAAKKMKLEGIDVVGFGAGEPDFNTPLNIQQAAITAIKKGFTKYTAASGIIELKEAIIKKLRNDNNIKYNASQIIISTGAKQCLSNVFQAILNPGDQVLIPIPYWVSYPELVKLADGIPVFVKTSDSNNFKYTIDELEKNVTEKTKAILINSPNNPAGFVYSKEELISLAEFAKKHDIFIISDEIYEKLIYGDEKHISIASLSKDAYNRTVVINGVSKTYAMTGWRIGYAAGPEEVIKLMSNIQSHTTSNANSIAQYASVEALNGDKSEVEKMIQEFAKRRNYMVERLDEIKGLSCIKPKGAFYVMVNLDSAIGKKADNTVIEDSIVFSKLLLEKEKVAVIPGAAFGMNNYIRLSYATSMENIKKGLDRINRFMLYIK, encoded by the coding sequence ATGATATTGTCAAAAAAAGCACTTCAAATTGAACCATCATTAACACTATCAATAACTGCAGCAGCAAAAAAAATGAAACTTGAAGGAATTGATGTGGTTGGATTTGGGGCCGGGGAACCTGATTTTAATACACCTTTAAATATTCAGCAGGCTGCAATAACTGCAATAAAAAAGGGGTTTACAAAATATACAGCAGCATCGGGAATAATAGAACTAAAAGAAGCTATAATAAAGAAGCTTAGAAATGACAATAATATAAAGTATAATGCATCACAAATTATTATATCAACTGGTGCAAAACAGTGTTTGTCAAATGTATTTCAAGCTATATTGAATCCAGGTGATCAGGTTTTAATTCCAATACCATACTGGGTAAGTTATCCTGAACTGGTGAAATTGGCAGACGGTATACCCGTATTTGTAAAAACATCTGACAGTAACAATTTTAAGTACACTATTGATGAACTGGAGAAAAATGTAACAGAAAAAACAAAAGCCATTTTAATTAATAGTCCAAACAATCCTGCTGGATTTGTTTATTCAAAGGAAGAATTAATTTCACTTGCTGAGTTTGCAAAGAAACATGATATATTTATAATATCAGATGAAATATATGAAAAACTTATATATGGAGATGAAAAGCATATCAGCATAGCAAGCCTTTCTAAGGATGCTTACAACAGGACTGTAGTAATAAATGGAGTTTCAAAGACATATGCCATGACAGGATGGAGAATTGGATATGCTGCAGGCCCTGAGGAAGTAATTAAGCTTATGTCAAATATTCAAAGCCATACTACATCAAATGCAAATTCTATAGCTCAATATGCATCGGTAGAGGCATTAAATGGAGATAAGAGTGAAGTTGAAAAAATGATACAGGAATTTGCAAAAAGAAGAAATTATATGGTAGAAAGACTTGATGAGATTAAAGGATTAAGCTGTATTAAACCTAAGGGAGCTTTTTATGTAATGGTTAATCTGGATAGTGCTATAGGTAAAAAGGCAGATAATACAGTTATTGAGGATTCAATAGTATTTTCAAAGTTACTTTTAGAAAAGGAAAAAGTGGCGGTAATTCCTGGAGCAGCCTTTGGAATGAATAATTATATAAGGCTTTCATATGCAACTTCAATGGAGAATATTAAAAAAGGACTGGATAGAATTAATAGATTTATGCTGTACATTAAATAA
- a CDS encoding HPr family phosphocarrier protein, which translates to MVSKEVIVKSSTGLHARPATLLVKKASSFKSDISVEFNGKKANVKSLIGVLSLGVTKDSKIKVIASGDDEALAAEEIVKLIESIEE; encoded by the coding sequence ATGGTATCTAAAGAAGTTATAGTAAAAAGCTCAACAGGCTTACATGCTAGACCAGCTACTTTGTTAGTAAAAAAGGCTTCTTCTTTTAAATCAGATATATCTGTAGAATTTAATGGAAAGAAAGCAAATGTTAAAAGTTTAATTGGTGTATTATCTCTTGGAGTAACTAAAGATTCCAAGATTAAAGTTATTGCATCAGGCGATGACGAAGCTTTAGCAGCTGAAGAAATCGTTAAACTTATTGAATCTATAGAAGAATAA
- a CDS encoding DUF378 domain-containing protein, whose translation MYKFNLMDKISSILVILGAINWGLLGLFNFNIIAAIFGEPAPMIARIIYILLGIAGLNMILILIKMKSSIKA comes from the coding sequence ATGTATAAATTTAATTTAATGGACAAAATTTCTTCTATACTTGTTATTTTAGGGGCCATAAATTGGGGATTATTAGGGCTGTTCAATTTTAATATAATAGCAGCAATATTTGGTGAGCCTGCTCCTATGATTGCAAGAATAATTTATATTTTATTAGGTATTGCTGGTCTTAATATGATATTAATTCTTATTAAAATGAAAAGCTCCATAAAAGCATAA
- the purB gene encoding adenylosuccinate lyase, which yields MRNTYNTPLNSRYASKEMSYLFSEEMKFKTWRKLWIALAEGEKELGLPITEEQINELKAYKDNINYDVAEEREKVVRHDVMSHVYAYGVQCPNAKGIIHLGATSCYVGDNTDLIIMREAMLLIKKKIINIINALSKFAVKYKEMPTLGFTHLQPAQLTTVGKRATLWIQDLILDIENLDYVIENLRFRGVKGTTGTQASFMELFNGNEELVKKLDRIVTNKMGFTKEFMVTGQTYPRKVDSIILNTISEIAQSGYKFSNDIRLLQSMKEIEEPFEKNQIGSSAMAYKRNPMRSERLGALARYIIVNSLNPAITAATQCFERTLDDSANKRIAIPEAFLALDGVLNLYLNISSNLVVYDKVIKSHVNNELPFMATENILMECVKRGGDRQDLHEKIRIHSMEAGKRVKELGLNNDLIERIINDKAFGLSKDEILSLIDPKKFTGRAAGQVDDFIAEQVKPILESNKESLGVESEINV from the coding sequence ATGAGAAATACATATAATACTCCATTAAACTCCAGGTATGCTTCTAAGGAAATGAGCTATTTATTCTCAGAAGAAATGAAATTCAAAACCTGGAGAAAATTATGGATAGCTTTAGCTGAAGGAGAGAAGGAATTGGGATTACCCATCACTGAGGAACAAATAAATGAGCTTAAAGCTTACAAAGATAATATAAATTATGATGTTGCAGAGGAAAGAGAAAAGGTTGTCAGACACGATGTAATGAGCCATGTATATGCCTACGGAGTTCAATGCCCTAATGCAAAGGGCATAATTCATCTTGGAGCAACCAGCTGTTATGTTGGAGATAATACAGATTTAATAATAATGAGAGAAGCAATGCTTTTAATTAAGAAAAAGATTATAAATATTATAAATGCTTTATCAAAGTTTGCTGTAAAATATAAAGAAATGCCTACTTTAGGTTTTACTCATCTTCAGCCAGCGCAATTAACCACTGTTGGAAAAAGAGCAACATTATGGATTCAGGATTTGATTCTGGATATAGAAAATTTAGATTATGTTATTGAAAACTTAAGATTCAGAGGAGTTAAAGGTACAACAGGTACACAGGCAAGTTTTATGGAATTGTTTAATGGTAATGAAGAACTTGTAAAAAAACTGGATAGGATAGTTACAAATAAAATGGGATTTACTAAAGAATTTATGGTCACAGGGCAGACATATCCTAGAAAAGTTGACTCAATAATATTAAATACCATTTCTGAAATTGCACAAAGCGGGTATAAATTCAGCAACGATATCAGACTTCTTCAAAGTATGAAGGAAATTGAAGAGCCTTTTGAAAAAAATCAAATAGGATCATCTGCCATGGCATATAAGAGAAACCCAATGAGAAGTGAACGTTTGGGTGCTTTAGCAAGATATATAATCGTAAATTCATTGAATCCTGCAATAACAGCAGCTACTCAATGTTTTGAAAGGACGCTTGACGATTCTGCTAACAAGAGAATAGCAATACCAGAAGCTTTTCTTGCATTAGATGGAGTTCTTAACCTGTATTTAAACATAAGCAGCAATTTAGTTGTTTATGATAAAGTTATCAAATCCCATGTGAATAATGAGCTGCCATTTATGGCTACAGAAAATATTCTAATGGAATGCGTAAAAAGAGGAGGAGACAGACAGGATCTTCATGAAAAAATCAGAATTCATTCTATGGAAGCTGGAAAAAGAGTTAAGGAATTAGGATTAAATAACGACTTAATTGAAAGAATAATAAATGATAAAGCCTTTGGACTTTCAAAAGATGAAATATTGTCTTTAATTGATCCAAAAAAGTTTACTGGAAGAGCTGCAGGGCAGGTTGATGATTTTATAGCAGAACAGGTAAAACCTATTTTGGAATCAAATAAAGAAAGTCTTGGTGTTGAATCAGAAATAAATGTATAA
- a CDS encoding tyrosine recombinase XerC, protein MKYDLKNVFDPDLPKSVNDFFNYLDTIKGKSKNTIDGYKVDLTMFFRFLKLYKGITSKTDAFEQIKINDIDNKFIRDISLQDLYAFIAFAESYRNNGNYARARKVATLKSYFKYLQGKAKIIDENPAMELESPKINKRNPIYLTLDESKKLLKSIDGRYKERDYCIITIFLNCGLRLSELCGINISNLKEDTLTVIGKGNKERTVYLNNACIKAINNYLQVRNLDFDKIKDKDALFISKNYTRINKRSVELMLKKYLKQSNLDVEKYTPHKLRHTAATLMYKYGNVDIRSLQKILGHENISTTQIYTHVDDEKLREAVNSNPLSDEEE, encoded by the coding sequence ATGAAATATGATTTGAAAAATGTTTTTGACCCGGATTTGCCCAAAAGCGTTAATGACTTTTTTAATTATTTAGATACCATCAAGGGAAAATCAAAAAATACTATAGATGGCTATAAAGTTGATCTAACAATGTTTTTTAGATTTTTAAAATTATATAAAGGTATTACAAGTAAGACGGATGCATTTGAGCAGATAAAGATAAATGACATTGATAATAAATTTATAAGAGATATCAGTCTCCAGGATCTATATGCTTTTATTGCCTTTGCTGAGAGCTATAGAAATAACGGAAATTATGCCAGAGCCAGAAAAGTAGCTACTTTGAAATCCTATTTTAAATATCTTCAAGGCAAAGCAAAGATAATAGATGAAAATCCTGCTATGGAGCTGGAATCTCCAAAGATAAATAAGAGAAACCCTATTTATCTTACATTGGATGAAAGCAAAAAGCTTCTAAAATCTATTGATGGCAGATATAAAGAACGGGATTACTGCATTATTACCATTTTTTTAAATTGTGGATTAAGACTTTCAGAGCTTTGCGGAATAAATATTTCTAATTTAAAGGAAGATACTCTTACTGTAATTGGCAAAGGAAATAAGGAAAGAACAGTGTATCTAAATAATGCATGCATTAAGGCCATTAATAATTATTTGCAGGTAAGGAACCTGGATTTTGATAAAATTAAGGACAAGGATGCCCTTTTTATTAGTAAGAATTATACAAGAATTAATAAAAGATCTGTTGAATTAATGTTAAAGAAGTATCTGAAACAATCTAATTTAGATGTGGAAAAATATACTCCTCATAAGCTTCGTCATACTGCTGCCACTTTGATGTACAAGTATGGTAATGTGGATATCAGAAGTCTGCAAAAGATACTTGGGCATGAGAATATTTCAACTACTCAGATATATACACATGTTGACGATGAAAAACTTAGAGAAGCTGTAAATTCCAATCCTCTAAGTGATGAGGAAGAGTAA
- the lexA gene encoding transcriptional repressor LexA: MTEPKSSKQKEIYDYIKSQIHLKGYPPSVREICSAVGLSSTSTVHGHLARLEKKGLIRRDPTKPRAIEVLEETSMRKELVDIPIIGTVTAGKPILAIENIEDSFPIPISYIKSNNQHFMLKVKGESMIDAGIYSGDLAIIEQVSTAENGEIVVALIGNEATIKRFYKEEGHIRLQPENKTMSPIIVDDCQILGRLVGLFRDYK; this comes from the coding sequence ATGACCGAACCTAAAAGTTCAAAGCAAAAAGAAATATATGATTACATAAAAAGTCAAATACATTTAAAAGGTTATCCCCCTTCTGTTAGGGAAATATGCAGCGCTGTAGGTCTGAGTTCTACATCTACTGTGCATGGCCATTTAGCAAGACTTGAGAAAAAAGGCCTGATAAGAAGGGATCCTACTAAACCAAGGGCTATTGAAGTTTTAGAAGAAACTTCTATGAGAAAAGAATTAGTGGATATTCCAATCATTGGAACTGTAACTGCCGGAAAGCCAATTTTGGCAATAGAAAATATAGAGGATTCTTTTCCTATACCTATCAGTTATATTAAAAGTAATAATCAGCATTTCATGTTGAAGGTTAAAGGCGAAAGTATGATTGATGCAGGTATATACAGTGGAGATTTAGCAATTATTGAGCAGGTTAGCACTGCAGAAAATGGCGAAATTGTTGTTGCGCTAATAGGAAATGAAGCTACTATAAAAAGGTTTTATAAGGAAGAAGGCCATATACGTCTTCAGCCTGAAAATAAAACTATGAGTCCAATTATAGTTGATGACTGTCAAATCCTTGGCAGACTTGTTGGATTATTTAGAGATTATAAATAA
- a CDS encoding methionine gamma-lyase family protein: MLDATKDNLKNTYGISDAVIDLYEQTMKDISSQFNAYDEIREFNQIKVLKAFQDERISDSHFTNSTGYGYGDIGRDSLDKVYARIFNTESALVRPHFVNGTHALGAALFGNLRPGDTLLSVCGEPYDTLHSIIGISGNKNIGSLKDFGVKYKQIDLTSQGKVDFDGIRQALTTDASIKIVHIQRSTGYGWRKSLLISEIKEIIDFVKNINPNVICFVDNCYGEFIDTKEPTEVGADLIAGSLIKNIGGGIAPTGGYIAGKEEYVLQASYRLTVPGIGGECGSTFGVMRLLFQGLFFAPHVSIEALKGAIFCARIMELAGFEVLPKYTDKRSDIIQSIKFNDKNKLISFCKGIQKGSPVDSFVQCEPWDMPGYEDKVIMAAGSFIQGSSIELSADAPIREPYIGYLQGGLNFDHAKIGILIALTEVLKNSK; the protein is encoded by the coding sequence ATGCTTGACGCAACAAAGGATAATTTAAAAAATACATATGGCATAAGTGATGCCGTGATAGATTTATATGAACAGACTATGAAGGATATAAGTTCTCAGTTTAATGCATATGATGAGATTAGGGAATTTAATCAGATAAAAGTACTAAAGGCTTTTCAGGATGAAAGAATAAGCGATTCACATTTTACAAATTCTACTGGTTACGGATATGGAGATATAGGAAGAGACTCCCTTGATAAAGTATATGCCAGGATTTTTAATACTGAATCTGCTTTGGTAAGACCTCATTTCGTCAATGGAACACATGCCTTAGGTGCAGCACTTTTTGGCAATTTAAGACCCGGTGATACTCTGCTTTCTGTATGTGGAGAACCATATGATACTTTACATAGCATTATTGGAATCAGCGGTAATAAGAATATTGGTTCTTTAAAAGATTTTGGCGTTAAATACAAACAAATAGATTTAACCAGCCAGGGAAAAGTAGATTTTGATGGAATCAGACAAGCATTAACAACTGATGCAAGTATTAAAATAGTTCATATTCAGCGTTCTACAGGTTATGGATGGAGAAAATCATTACTTATTTCTGAAATAAAGGAAATAATTGATTTTGTAAAAAATATTAATCCAAATGTTATCTGCTTTGTAGATAATTGCTATGGTGAGTTTATTGACACAAAAGAACCTACTGAAGTAGGAGCTGATTTAATTGCTGGTTCTTTGATAAAAAATATTGGTGGAGGAATAGCTCCAACAGGAGGATATATTGCAGGCAAAGAGGAATATGTGCTGCAAGCTTCATACAGGCTGACTGTCCCTGGAATAGGGGGAGAGTGCGGCTCTACCTTTGGTGTAATGAGGCTTTTGTTTCAAGGCTTATTCTTTGCTCCTCATGTTTCTATTGAAGCTTTAAAAGGGGCAATATTCTGTGCCAGGATCATGGAACTTGCAGGTTTTGAAGTGCTTCCTAAGTACACAGATAAAAGAAGTGATATAATTCAATCCATTAAATTTAATGATAAAAATAAATTGATAAGTTTTTGTAAGGGAATTCAAAAGGGGTCCCCAGTTGATTCCTTTGTTCAATGCGAGCCATGGGATATGCCAGGATATGAAGATAAGGTAATAATGGCAGCAGGATCATTTATTCAGGGATCATCCATAGAACTTTCTGCAGATGCACCAATAAGGGAACCTTACATAGGTTATCTTCAAGGCGGTTTGAATTTTGACCATGCTAAAATAGGAATATTAATTGCACTTACAGAGGTTTTAAAAAATTCAAAATAG